In Candidatus Chlorohelix allophototropha, one DNA window encodes the following:
- a CDS encoding diacylglycerol/lipid kinase family protein, giving the protein MKIFIIYNPAAGSARRFNRLSRLIHNLSLMGHSITLYPTRFGGEATELANRAIAEGAEVIVAVGGDGTVNEIVQALAGKRVPLAVYPSGTTNVWCQQINMPVNPRLASEVISSGARKQVDLGWVDGRYFLLMLGIGFDGEVVKGINPGLKQRLGKLAYVFSGLKALNYRAREVSITLETKESFELRQKYHSGMLIFTNSERYAILKIAHEAQLDDGSLNLLVFEDYGFISKIKRAISLALNRTEQDPRIARFAIKSAKIELKKPAAGQIDGDFWGQCGPEPLEIRCVPGALDVIVPHDAPGNIFINQTLKIT; this is encoded by the coding sequence ATGAAGATATTCATAATCTATAACCCGGCAGCGGGTTCGGCGCGGCGCTTTAACAGACTTTCTAGGTTGATACACAATCTAAGCCTCATGGGTCATTCCATTACGCTCTATCCCACCAGATTCGGCGGAGAAGCCACGGAATTGGCTAATCGGGCAATTGCGGAAGGGGCTGAAGTAATAGTTGCGGTCGGTGGGGATGGTACGGTAAACGAGATTGTGCAAGCGCTGGCGGGCAAGAGAGTCCCTCTGGCGGTTTATCCTTCCGGCACAACCAATGTGTGGTGCCAGCAAATCAATATGCCGGTCAATCCAAGACTGGCTTCGGAAGTTATCAGCAGTGGCGCACGGAAGCAAGTTGATCTAGGTTGGGTTGATGGCAGATATTTTTTGCTGATGCTGGGTATTGGCTTTGATGGAGAAGTAGTTAAGGGCATCAATCCGGGCTTGAAGCAACGCTTGGGAAAATTAGCGTATGTGTTTTCAGGATTAAAGGCGCTTAACTATCGCGCCCGCGAAGTTTCAATTACCCTTGAAACTAAAGAATCTTTTGAATTGCGTCAGAAATATCATTCAGGTATGTTGATTTTTACAAATTCAGAGAGATATGCCATTCTCAAAATAGCGCATGAAGCTCAGTTAGACGATGGGTCATTGAACCTGCTGGTTTTTGAAGATTATGGCTTTATCAGCAAAATCAAACGTGCCATTTCACTGGCTTTAAATCGGACTGAACAAGACCCGCGAATTGCCCGATTTGCTATCAAGAGTGCGAAAATTGAACTGAAAAAACCTGCGGCGGGTCAAATTGATGGCGATTTCTGGGGGCAATGTGGTCCTGAGCCTTTGGAAATACGATGTGTACCCGGTGCACTTGACGTTATTGTACCGCATGACGCACCCGGCAATATTTTCATAAATCAAACTCTCAAGATAACCTAA
- a CDS encoding zinc ribbon domain-containing protein — protein sequence MATTNCQSCGMPLARDPKGGGTNADGSKNSEFCSNCYQNGSYTEPDLTMNQMLVKVKGKLKDMHFPGLMINMMTKDIGKLKRWSGK from the coding sequence ATGGCTACTACAAATTGCCAGAGTTGCGGTATGCCTTTAGCGCGTGACCCCAAGGGCGGAGGTACTAATGCCGATGGTAGCAAGAATAGCGAATTTTGCAGCAATTGTTATCAAAACGGCAGCTACACCGAGCCTGATTTAACCATGAATCAAATGTTAGTCAAAGTCAAAGGGAAGTTGAAGGATATGCACTTCCCCGGCTTGATGATTAATATGATGACAAAAGATATTGGGAAGCTCAAACGCTGGAGCGGTAAGTAA